In Pangasianodon hypophthalmus isolate fPanHyp1 chromosome 29, fPanHyp1.pri, whole genome shotgun sequence, one genomic interval encodes:
- the umad1 gene encoding UBAP1-MVB12-associated (UMA)-domain containing protein 1 isoform X3, giving the protein MFGFFGLRKDSKKSPTSERETDGFVVIVEQSSANQNPRSRPVHSYAPYLKTLHRTGEHGHRPRSRGASRRHPLHPSASHPRHAGRPASASRLHPAPRHQREPGQLLLRLHAGELGAVRAVTADP; this is encoded by the exons ATGTTCGGTTTCTTCGGACTTCGGAAGGACTCTAAAAAGTCTCCAACATCCGAGAGAGAGACTGACGGATTTGTCGTTATTG TCGAACAATCCAGCGCCAACCAAAACCCCAGAAGCCGTCCAGTCCACTCCTACGCCCCCTACCTCAAAACCCTCCACAGAACAGGAGAACACGGACACCGTCCCAGGTCACGCGGAGCTTCTCGGAGACATCCCCTTCACCCTAGCGCCTCACATCCTCGCCATGCAGGCCGGCCTGCCTCAGCTTCCCGACTTCACCCTGCCCCGAGACATCAACGAGAACCTGGCCAACTTCTGCTACGACTTCACGCTGGAGAACTCGGTGCTGTGCGAGCTGTGACCGCCGACCCCTGA
- the umad1 gene encoding UBAP1-MVB12-associated (UMA)-domain containing protein 1 isoform X2, which translates to MKRRDSRRTGSKTAIQKHITISHQCHCTTFKVEQSSANQNPRSRPVHSYAPYLKTLHRTGEHGHRPRSRGASRRHPLHPSASHPRHAGRPASASRLHPAPRHQREPGQLLLRLHAGELGAVRAVTADP; encoded by the exons ATGAAGAG GAGAGACAGCAGAAGAACAGGGAGCAAAACAGCAATCCAGAAGCACATCACAATTAGCCACCAATGTCATTGTACAACCTTCAAAG TCGAACAATCCAGCGCCAACCAAAACCCCAGAAGCCGTCCAGTCCACTCCTACGCCCCCTACCTCAAAACCCTCCACAGAACAGGAGAACACGGACACCGTCCCAGGTCACGCGGAGCTTCTCGGAGACATCCCCTTCACCCTAGCGCCTCACATCCTCGCCATGCAGGCCGGCCTGCCTCAGCTTCCCGACTTCACCCTGCCCCGAGACATCAACGAGAACCTGGCCAACTTCTGCTACGACTTCACGCTGGAGAACTCGGTGCTGTGCGAGCTGTGACCGCCGACCCCTGA
- the umad1 gene encoding UBAP1-MVB12-associated (UMA)-domain containing protein 1 isoform X1, whose protein sequence is MFGFFGLRKDSKKSPTSERETDGFVVIGETAEEQGAKQQSRSTSQLATNVIVQPSKSNNPAPTKTPEAVQSTPTPPTSKPSTEQENTDTVPGHAELLGDIPFTLAPHILAMQAGLPQLPDFTLPRDINENLANFCYDFTLENSVLCEL, encoded by the exons ATGTTCGGTTTCTTCGGACTTCGGAAGGACTCTAAAAAGTCTCCAACATCCGAGAGAGAGACTGACGGATTTGTCGTTATTG GAGAGACAGCAGAAGAACAGGGAGCAAAACAGCAATCCAGAAGCACATCACAATTAGCCACCAATGTCATTGTACAACCTTCAAAG TCGAACAATCCAGCGCCAACCAAAACCCCAGAAGCCGTCCAGTCCACTCCTACGCCCCCTACCTCAAAACCCTCCACAGAACAGGAGAACACGGACACCGTCCCAGGTCACGCGGAGCTTCTCGGAGACATCCCCTTCACCCTAGCGCCTCACATCCTCGCCATGCAGGCCGGCCTGCCTCAGCTTCCCGACTTCACCCTGCCCCGAGACATCAACGAGAACCTGGCCAACTTCTGCTACGACTTCACGCTGGAGAACTCGGTGCTGTGCGAGCTGTGA
- the rpa3 gene encoding replication protein A 14 kDa subunit, whose translation MTGVFESPKPRINASMLSQHVSRPVCFVGRVEKVHPTGKSFTLTDGEGKNASVELNDPLEEELSGIVEVVGMVSNKGTIMAASYSMFREEKGISFDLELYNEALKVLHDFPQYYPFEVSSSG comes from the exons ATGACGGGTGTGTTCGAGTCTCCAAAACCCAGAATAAACGCGTCGATGCTCTCTCAGCACGTGAGCCGCCCGGTGTGTTTCGTAGGGCGCGTGGAAAAG GTTCATCCAACTGGCAAATCATTCACGTTGACAGACGGAGAGGGAAAGAATGCATCCGTGGAACTTAATGATCCA CTGGAAGAAGAGTTGAGCGGAATAGTGGAAGTTGTCGGAATGGTGTCGAATAAAGGAACCATCATGGCTGCGTCGTACAGCATGTTCAGAGAGGAGAAAGGAATTTCATTTG attTGGAGCTGTATAACGAGGCTCTGAAAGTCCTTCACGATTTTCCTCAGTATTACCCGTTCGAGGTGTCATCGAGCggataa